The sequence ATAAGCAAACTGGACTTTAATAAAATGGGCGGGCTTATACCCGCAGTTGTAACAGACAATTCAAACGGCGAAGTCCTTATGCTGGGCTTCATGAATAAGGAAGCCCTGGATAAAACCATGGAGTCGGGGCTTGTTACTTTCTTCAGCCGCTCAAAAGGGAGGCTCTGGACAAAAGGAGAAACTTCAGGCAATTATCTTAAATTAGTGAGTGTAGCGCAGGACTGTGATAACGATTCACTTCTGATTAAAGCCAATCCTGAAGGCAACACCTGCCACACTGGGGGCTACTCGTGCTTTTTCCCGGAAAAGCCAGGTTCAATTAACTTCCTAAACGAGCTTTTCTCACTTATTAAGGACAGGAAAGAAAAGCTTCCGGAAGGCTCATACACAACAAAGCTCTTTCAAAGAGGGGCCAACAGAATAATACAGAAGGTTGGTGAAGAGGCCATTGAAACCGTAATTGCAGCCAAAAACAGGGATAAAAACGAGCTGATAAATGAGACCTCGGACCTCATCTATCATATGTTTGTAATGCTCGCTGAGCAGGAAATTGAATTTACGGACATAGTAAAAAACCTTGAAATGCGCCATTCCAAGTAAAACTGAGTTTAATGTGGGGCGGAAAAGAGCTGTTTTTCTCAAATCCGCCTCAAAATACCCCCTAATACTCCTACAAAATTCTCATTTTTGAAAATCCTCAATTACTTTCATTGTTTTTTTTCTTATGTTTGCTCTGTATTAAAATTAAACTTTCAGAAAGGCGTTGCTGTTATGCTAATGATAGAGATTCTGCCGGATAAATGCGATTTTTGCGGCTGTTGTGTGGGCGTCTGCCCTGAAGATGCCATTGAGCTTAAAGAAGCTGAGATCAGAATTATTGAGCAATTGTGCACGAACTGCTGTAAGTGCGTCTGGAGCTGCCCTTTTGAGACCCTGAAATTCAACAAGAAAGAAACTGTGAGGGTAAACGTTGAAAGCTGAATATGATCTTATTGTTGTTGGCGCCGGTCCGGCCGGATCGATAGCAGCCAAATTTGCTGCCGAAAAGGGGATCTCGGTACTGATGCTGGAAAAAGACAGGGACGTTGGCTATCCGGTAAGGTGCGGCGAGGCCGTAAGCAAGGCCGGAGTTGAAGAGTTTTTAACACCCGACCCCAAATGGATCGCTTCTTCAATAGACAAGTTTTCTCTTATTTCTCCTGATAATTCAGAAGTAATAATAGGGTTTACGGACACGGGTTACATACTGGAAAGAAGAGTTTTTGACTATGAACTGGCCAGAATGGCCTCCAATGCGGGCGCCGAAGTTTTGACTAGGGCCTATGTCTCGGGGCTCCTAATGGAAGATGGCCGCGTTTCAGGCGTAAAATACCAGTACCGCGGGGAAGAAAAAGAAGTCAGGGCTAAAATTGTCATTGCAGCCGACGGGGTTGAAAGCCGCGTAGGGCGCTGGGCGGGCTTAAAGACGCATGTGGATTTCCGCGACATGGAGTGCTGTGCACAGGTTACGGCTTCCAACATTGATGTCGATCCCAATACGTGTTATTTTTATTTCGGGCAGGATGTTGCCCCCGAAGGATACCTCTGGGTTTTCCCCAAGGGTAACCGCTCGGCTAATATAGGTCTTGGCGTAAGCGGCCTTACAGGCAAAAAACGCTCTGCGGTGTCTTACCTGAACAGCTTCATGGAAAGTAACTTTCCGGATGCCCCGGTGCTGACTTCAATTGCAGGCGGTGTACCTTGCTCTGTTACTCTGGGCAGGATATCTGCCCCCGGCATTATGCTAACCGGCGACGCGGCGCGCCAGGTAAACCCTCTTTCGGGGGGAGGCATAATAAGCGGCATGATAGGCGGATCAATTGCAGGCAGAATTGCAGCGGAATCTGTGCTTAATAATAAGCCTGAGCACGTAATGACTTACGACAGGGCCTGGAACGACAGGCTCGGAAAACGCCATGAGGTATTTAACCGCATAAAGAACGGGATTTATAACTTTTCAGACGAAAAGTTTAATTCCATTGCCCATTCTTTTCTTAAGGTGCCGGGGGATAAAAGGACGCTGGGCAGCCTGTTCAGGACGGCGCTGTTTAATCAGCCCTCCCTGCTTTTGGATGTAGCAAAGGTGTTTTTAGGATAATGAAAAAGATCATATTAGAATTATTAAAGAAGAATTTCGATTTTATAAAGAATAACTGGACGAGCGTTCTGCTGAGGCTCTTTGAGGGGAAGCTGACGCAGGGCCAGGTTAATCTCTTCGTCGAAAGCACGCTTGAGGTGATAAGGGAGATTCTGGAAAAATCCGACTATTCTTTGGCCGATAATTATCTGATTGATATCTTTAATTTATTTGAAAATGCCAAGCTGAACCTGCTGGAGGTAAGCCAGCTGTTTAATAACGGAAGGGTTTCCATTCTGCACTTTATAGACAAGGACAAGAACTCTGGCTACGACCCTATTATAATTGTGGAATTTGTTGACGAGATAATTGAAAACCTTTACGCCCGCTACAGCATGCTTCACCAGGAAGCGCAGATGAAGGAAATCTCGCATGACCGCGACAGCCTGGCTCTTAAGCTTGAGATTAACCAGCAGTACCTGAAAAATATACTTCACACTTCAGATTCCGCCATAATGCTGATAGACCAGAATGAAAAATTTATCGCCTGGAATAAAGGCGCCGAGATAATCTTCGGCTATAATGAAGCTGAGGTAATCGGGCAGCCCTCTTCCCTTCTGCTTCCCAAGGAAGAGAAGTACTTTAAGGAGCTGGAATATATAAGAGGCGAGGTTATAAGGGAGGGCTTTGTAAAAGTAGCTGAAACTGAAAGAATGACAAAGCTCGGAAAAATAGTCTCGGTTGAACTTAATATTAAGCTTCTTCCAAGCAGCGACGGCGAGTACATAGGCCGCTCCGTAATTATAAAGGATTTTACGGAGGTCAAAAAGCTCCAGCAGCAGATAGACCAGTCGGAAAAGCTTGCCGTCATAGGGCAGCTTGCAGCCGGTGTGGCCCATGAGATAGGTAACCCGCTTACGTCAATTTCCTCGATCGTGCAGATACTGCAGAGGCGTTCTGCCGACTCGCTTTTCAGTGAGCAGCTTGCAAACATTAAGCTGAATATAGACAGGATCTCAAGGATCGTCCGCGAGCTCGTGGATTTCTCAAGGCCACCCAGCCATGAAATGCTGCTTATTCAGATTACGGACGTTATAAAAACCGCCCTTGGAATCGTCAAGTACGACAAGAGGGTTAAAAAAGTGCTTTTTGAAACCAGGCTCGACAATGATCTGCCTAAAATTAACATTGTTCCCGACCAGATACTGCAGGTTTTAATTAACATCCTTTTTAACGCCTTGGATGCAATTAACGGGGAAGGTAAAATTGAGGTTATCTCCTCGCACGACAAGGAAAATGTATATATTGAAATCAGGGACAACGGCTGCGGAATGGACAAGGATACCATGGGCAAGATCTTCGATCCCTTCTTTACAACCAAGGAGGTTGGCAAGGGTACGGGCCTTGGGCTTTCGGTCAGTTACGGCATAATGAAGAAATTTAAGGGTGACATACTGGTTCAAAGTCAGTTAAAACAGGGCAGCAGCTTTACGGTTAAACTGCCTTTACATCAAAGTGTAAATTAAATAAT comes from Ignavibacteria bacterium and encodes:
- a CDS encoding bifunctional phosphoribosyl-AMP cyclohydrolase/phosphoribosyl-ATP diphosphatase HisIE; translated protein: MIDISKLDFNKMGGLIPAVVTDNSNGEVLMLGFMNKEALDKTMESGLVTFFSRSKGRLWTKGETSGNYLKLVSVAQDCDNDSLLIKANPEGNTCHTGGYSCFFPEKPGSINFLNELFSLIKDRKEKLPEGSYTTKLFQRGANRIIQKVGEEAIETVIAAKNRDKNELINETSDLIYHMFVMLAEQEIEFTDIVKNLEMRHSK
- a CDS encoding 4Fe-4S binding protein encodes the protein MIEILPDKCDFCGCCVGVCPEDAIELKEAEIRIIEQLCTNCCKCVWSCPFETLKFNKKETVRVNVES
- a CDS encoding NAD(P)/FAD-dependent oxidoreductase codes for the protein MKAEYDLIVVGAGPAGSIAAKFAAEKGISVLMLEKDRDVGYPVRCGEAVSKAGVEEFLTPDPKWIASSIDKFSLISPDNSEVIIGFTDTGYILERRVFDYELARMASNAGAEVLTRAYVSGLLMEDGRVSGVKYQYRGEEKEVRAKIVIAADGVESRVGRWAGLKTHVDFRDMECCAQVTASNIDVDPNTCYFYFGQDVAPEGYLWVFPKGNRSANIGLGVSGLTGKKRSAVSYLNSFMESNFPDAPVLTSIAGGVPCSVTLGRISAPGIMLTGDAARQVNPLSGGGIISGMIGGSIAGRIAAESVLNNKPEHVMTYDRAWNDRLGKRHEVFNRIKNGIYNFSDEKFNSIAHSFLKVPGDKRTLGSLFRTALFNQPSLLLDVAKVFLG
- a CDS encoding PAS domain S-box protein, coding for MKKIILELLKKNFDFIKNNWTSVLLRLFEGKLTQGQVNLFVESTLEVIREILEKSDYSLADNYLIDIFNLFENAKLNLLEVSQLFNNGRVSILHFIDKDKNSGYDPIIIVEFVDEIIENLYARYSMLHQEAQMKEISHDRDSLALKLEINQQYLKNILHTSDSAIMLIDQNEKFIAWNKGAEIIFGYNEAEVIGQPSSLLLPKEEKYFKELEYIRGEVIREGFVKVAETERMTKLGKIVSVELNIKLLPSSDGEYIGRSVIIKDFTEVKKLQQQIDQSEKLAVIGQLAAGVAHEIGNPLTSISSIVQILQRRSADSLFSEQLANIKLNIDRISRIVRELVDFSRPPSHEMLLIQITDVIKTALGIVKYDKRVKKVLFETRLDNDLPKINIVPDQILQVLINILFNALDAINGEGKIEVISSHDKENVYIEIRDNGCGMDKDTMGKIFDPFFTTKEVGKGTGLGLSVSYGIMKKFKGDILVQSQLKQGSSFTVKLPLHQSVN